GTGGCGGGCTTCTGCTCGGACTGCTTGCTGGGCGGGCTGTTCTTCTTCATGGACACGCTCTCCGTGTGTCGCACCGGCTGGACGGTGGCCTCGGGGGGATCTTCCGCTGGTGGTAGCGGAGCCGGGGCGGGAGCAGTGTCGGGTGCCTGGGCCGGGTGTGCCACTTCCTGAACCGCAGCGGGCGGGTCGCTCGCGGTTACTTGAGGGGTTTCTTCCTGCCTCCATCCGCGCGGAATGAGGACGACTGTAACCATGAGCAGGGCCATCAATGCCGCGGTTGCCGCCAGTACCGCCCTGGGCAAGCGCCCGGGCGGACTGATGGCGGGCTCGGAGGCGGGCGGCTCGGCCGGAGGTGGGCCCTTGGGTTGCGTGGGTTGCTGTTCCCGCACGGGCGGTGGTGGCCGGCGGATGCGCCGCCTGGCGGTGATCGCCCCTTCTGGCGCTTCTCCCGTGGGGACCTCTTCCCACTCGAAAACGCTGGCCTCCCAGGGCTCGCGCCCACCGAAGGTGGCCGCCGCCAGCAGCGCCGCGTGCACCTCCTCGCCGTTGCGGTAGCGCGCCTCGGGGTGTTTGGCCAGCAGCCTCGTGATGACGTCACTCAACACGAGCGGCACCCGGGGATTGACCTCCACCGGTGGGGGAGGCACCCGGTGGGCGATGTCCATGTACAGCAGGAACTTCACGTCCGCTCCGGCCGGGAAGGGGTAATGCCCCGTTGTTGCCCGGTACAGGCATACTCCCAGCGCGTACAGTTCGTCCGAGGGGCGGTAGTCGTAGCGTGCCCGCGGCTTGTCGCCATGGGCCAGCCAGAAGCACGCGGCCTCGGGGCTTCGCAGGTGCGCGGTGCCCGGGGGCAGGGGGGTTTCGGTGAGCGTGTTCGCCCCCGTGTAGTCGCCCACTCCGAAGTCCACCAGCACCGGCTTCCTGTCTGTCTCCCTCACCACCACGTGCTCGGGCTTGAGGTCGCGGTGCAGCACGCCACGCGCGTGCAGGTGGCCCAACGCCAGGGCTACTTCGGCGCCCAGATAGGCCAGTCGTGAGAACTCGGGGTTGTTCTCTTCCACCCACAGATGCAGTGGCGGGCCGGGCACGTACTCCAGTACGAGGAAGGGGTGCCCCTGGATGGGGTGGGGCCAGCGGCCCGCCCCCAGGCAGCGCACCACGTTGGGGTGCATCGCCTTGTCCACCAGCAGGGACTGCTCGCGTCCGGCGCGAATGTCCTGGGGGTGGAAGAACATCTTGAGTGCGCCGAGGGCTCCCGGTTGTTCCACGGACTCCACGAGGTAGACGGCCCCATAGCCGCCCACGCCCAGCCGCTTCTGTACGCGCCAACCGGCCACGACGGTGCCGGGTTCGAGCTCCGCCACGTTCCACACGTGCCCGTTCATGCCCGTCACACTCCCTTTCACAACTTCAGGTTCCCGACGGGAACGACGCGCCCACCGTCCTTCTCCCGCAGCTCGAGCCGGAGCGTCCTCGGGGGGGTGTCAGAGGCGAGCTCCACCTCCACGGCCACGGTGCATCTGCCGCCCGGGTAGAGCACCGGAACGACCATCCACACTGGGAATCGGCCCACTCTCTGGCCCTTCATGTCCAGCAGCCACGCTTCGTCTGGTACCCAGGGCCGCGTGGACGCCGCGGACAGCTTCAGCTCCGCCGATACCACGACGAGGGTTTCCGCACGGTGGATGCGCTGCTCCCAGGCGATGAGATCGTCACCCTCGGTCATCCCGTCAGTGCCCATGGGCCTCGAGAAGGTGACACCGCTCCTTCCCAACCGTCCCGAGAGCACCAGCCGGGCGAAGAGGCCGGGCTCGTAGCGCGCGGGTATGTCTCCAGCCCGCTCCGGGAGCGGCCCGGCTGGCGCCTCCGGGAGTACCCGCCGCGCCTGCCACGCATCGACCCCCGGCCCTGTGTCGCCTGGGGCCTCGGGAATCTCCAGCACGCGCACCGCGTGTTCCTGTCCTTCCGGAGCGGGAGTGACTTCTGGAATCACCTCCGGCCGCGCGTGCGTTTCCGGGGAGGTGACCTGAGAAGACGATGGCTCCTCAAGGCTTCCAGTCAAGGCCAGCAGGAGGGGAACGAGACCGCAGGGGGTGGGCCGCATGCGGGAAGAACCTACTGACCGCCGAACCTCCGGGGTCAAGTGAAATCCGAAGTTCCCTTCAAACGGGAGATGGGCGGAGGCCCTCGACACCCGACCAGAAAAGTCGCATCTTCCACATGACGTCCTGAGGAGGAGACATGGATTGGGATGTGGCGGAGCAGTTGAAGCGGGGCGGCCTGAATGTGCGCTGTCCCGAGGTGTTGCAAATCCCCGTCAGGTACCACCCTCAAGAACCCGACCGCGTGATTCCCTTGGAGGGAGAAGAAGCTCCGGTGGCGGACTACTCGGGCAGGAT
The genomic region above belongs to Archangium lipolyticum and contains:
- a CDS encoding serine/threonine protein kinase gives rise to the protein MNGHVWNVAELEPGTVVAGWRVQKRLGVGGYGAVYLVESVEQPGALGALKMFFHPQDIRAGREQSLLVDKAMHPNVVRCLGAGRWPHPIQGHPFLVLEYVPGPPLHLWVEENNPEFSRLAYLGAEVALALGHLHARGVLHRDLKPEHVVVRETDRKPVLVDFGVGDYTGANTLTETPLPPGTAHLRSPEAACFWLAHGDKPRARYDYRPSDELYALGVCLYRATTGHYPFPAGADVKFLLYMDIAHRVPPPPVEVNPRVPLVLSDVITRLLAKHPEARYRNGEEVHAALLAAATFGGREPWEASVFEWEEVPTGEAPEGAITARRRIRRPPPPVREQQPTQPKGPPPAEPPASEPAISPPGRLPRAVLAATAALMALLMVTVVLIPRGWRQEETPQVTASDPPAAVQEVAHPAQAPDTAPAPAPLPPAEDPPEATVQPVRHTESVSMKKNSPPSKQSEQKPATDEATSSDAWKRAMMVCLLYGGTACTGAQVRPQPGDCPPEALAAMRSLRQAVPGTADVWLDVTKPHSRVGLDNYTDGPIISSIAYSTSDIPEGSVLYGWLWVTGNGVDAEGYKKVYGRWDKLKLPDGREMPVCFILADSDGVEEVEVGPPGYARFPRIAPLMSVKRFVFE
- a CDS encoding DUF2381 family protein — its product is MIPEVTPAPEGQEHAVRVLEIPEAPGDTGPGVDAWQARRVLPEAPAGPLPERAGDIPARYEPGLFARLVLSGRLGRSGVTFSRPMGTDGMTEGDDLIAWEQRIHRAETLVVVSAELKLSAASTRPWVPDEAWLLDMKGQRVGRFPVWMVVPVLYPGGRCTVAVEVELASDTPPRTLRLELREKDGGRVVPVGNLKL